Proteins encoded together in one Lathyrus oleraceus cultivar Zhongwan6 chromosome 5, CAAS_Psat_ZW6_1.0, whole genome shotgun sequence window:
- the LOC127086461 gene encoding uncharacterized protein LOC127086461 yields MADPRPLLLNSEQTQLRLPRVASVDVFRGLSVFLMIFVDYGGSIFPVIPHAPWNGIHLADLVMPFFLFLVGISLALVYKRRPHRRTQATWKAFVRSLQLFILGILLQGGYFHGITSLTYGVDIQSIRWFGVLQRISIGYIVAALCEIWLPTLRWKQMGFIRSYYWHWFVAAVLLAIHSGLLYGLYVPDWQFDVSAATSSLPPIDSGNVYKVNCSVRGDLGPACNSAGMIDRYILGLDHLYKKPVYRNLKECNMSSTGQVSDSSPSWCHAPFDPEGILSSITAAVSCIIGLQYGHILAHLEDHRGRINHWLGFSVSFLALGWFLAILGIPPNKSLYTVSYMLLSSAASGITFMALYVLVDVYGHRRLTSALEWMGKHSLSIFVLVSSNLAVIAIQGFYWRKPENNIIHLIVSRFHQK; encoded by the exons ATGGCGGATCCACGGCCGCTGCTGCTCAATTCCGAGCAAACTCAGCTCAGACTCCCCCGAGTCGCCTCCGTGGACGTCTTCCGCGGCCTCTCTGTTTTT CTTATGATTTTCGTCGATTATGGTGGATCCATCTTCCCCGTAATTCCTCATGCTCCGTGGAATGGAATTCACCTCGCTGATTTAGTTATGCCTTTTTTTCTCTTTCTCGTTGGAATTTCACTCGCACTTGTTTACAAG AGAAGGCCACATAGAAGAACACAAGCCACATGGAAAGCATTTGTTAGATCACTTCAGCTCTTCATTCTTGGCATTCTTCTTCAAG GTGGTTATTTTCATGGGATAACATCCTTAACTTATGGTGTTGACATTCAAAGTATAAGATGGTTTGGAGTTTTACAG AGGATATCTATTGGTTATATAGTTGCTGCTTTATGTGAGATCTGGCTTCCGACTCTGCGATGGAAACAAATGGGTTTCATCAGAAGTTATTACTGGCATTG GTTTGTTGCAGCAGTATTGTTGGCAATTCACTCGGGATTGTTGTATGGTCTATATGTTCCAGATTGGCAGTTTGATGTATCAGCCGCTACCTCTTCTTTGCCTCCAATTGACAGTGGCAATGTTTACAAG GTGAATTGTTCGGTGAGAGGAGATCTTGGACCTGCCTGTAATTCTGCTGGAATGATCGATCGGTATATTCTTGGTCTTGACCATCTATACAAAAAGCCTGTTTATAGAAATCTTAAG GAGTGCAATATGTCTAGCACTGGCCAAGTTTCAGATAGTTCTCCATCATGGTGTCACGCCCCTTTTGACCCAGAAGGCATTTTGAG TTCCATAACAGCTGCAGTTTCATGCATCATTGGGCTCCAATACGGTCACATTCTTGCCCATTTAGAG GATCACAGAGGGCGCATAAATCACTGGCTTGGCTTTTCAGTTTCATTTTTGGCTCTCGGATGGTTCTTGGCTATATTAG GAATTCCTCCAAATAAATCTCTGTACACAGTCAGTTATATGCTGCTTAGTTCTGCAGCTTCTGGTATCACATTTATGGCTTTATACGTTCTG GTAGATGTTTACGGTCACAGACGTTTGACAAGTGCGTTGGAGTGGATGGGAAAACACTCTTTGAGTATATTTGTCCTTGTATCTTCAAACTTAGCCGTGATTGCTATTCAAGGATTTTATTGGAGGAAACCCGAAAACAACATT ATACACTTGATCGTCTCACGATTTCATCAGAAGTAA